The genomic stretch TGGATAGACTTGCTTTAACGTATAGTTTAGCCATATCCATCCTTGCCCTAAGACGTGATTAGGTTATGCATAGCCAGTGCCATAAGCAGGGTTGATAAATAATTGCCTTTTGTGGCCATTTAGTGATACACAAATGGCTAATTTCATTAACTAGTTGATAACTAAATGGTAGCTATTGATTACTTTGCTCCTATCGGATCGGCATCTGAGGCTCCATCATACACTGAAGTATCACTCGGTCTGGGTGTATACCCTGATGTGGACCTTGCGCCAAATATCGACAGTGGCGTTTGTGCCTAAATTAAACTATAACGACTACCTAAGTTACCATCAGTTGCTTTATTGGATTAGGAGTCTGAAACTGTGCTGGAGTCTGCGGAACTGGAAACGACGAGTCTGGAAGGTTTATTTCTCCCTAAGAATAAACTAAATCTTACCTGAACTTACCTCTAAGGGTGTTTGCAGCTTGTTTGCCATTGCGGCGATTCTAGCCTCTTCCATTATGGACGAGGTCATCGGGGTCCTTGCAACCACACTGTTGGTTGCGTTCTCTAGCAGTTGCACGTCTGCTCCCATCTTAATAATTTGATTCTAAAAAGAAGTTGAGTGTTGCAGTAAACGTACAATTTCCTCATCAGTCATCGTTGGCTCCGGGAGTACCAGTCTATTCTTCAAACTCCTAGACTTGTCGTACTTTTCAAATATTGCCATTGCCGCCGGCGTGTCGTCGCTTTGCAgcctcttcagcttcctgATGTCATCCTTCCGCAGCCTCTCCAACTCCTGGTCGCGGCGAATTCCTTCAAGCTGCTCAATGCTAAACGTTATTGTTAGTTGTTAATTGGCGTTAAACTCAATTAACTATTCCACGTACTTCTTTATTGATAAGTTTGCAGGCTTATCCTTATCTGGTGGGTAAAATCCTTTTGGCGGCTGTATCTCAAATGGGATTTCATGCTCGTAGTCGATGGTTTCCTTCTTCGACTTAAAGTTTCTCACTGAAATCCCTGCCGACTTTAGCTCTCTCCTCTTCTGCAGCGCTGCTATTCTCTTTGACTGTTCCAACGCCTTCTCTCTCGCCTTCCTCTTTGCCTTTTTACCCCTCGTGTTGGCCAAACGTGCTCTTGCTTCGGCCAAcatttccttttcatcGTCGTCCATGTCCACTGCGTCAGGCCTTGACGGCTTACACTCCAGCTGTGGATCAATCTCACCTGGACGCAGTTTCCTAGGGTCAAATTCGTCGTCCTAGAGTGTTTTATTGGCCAAATAACCCTCTTACCTCCTCGCGTCCCTGGGCTTGGTCCAAAAGTCGCTCATAATGTTGTAAACACTGGTACGCTGTGCGTCCTATCAGCGGTCCTATTGTTCTCCACTGCGTTGGAAACAGTTTGGCCAGGTGTAAAAGcttctcttcttcctctttgGACCATTCAGTCTTTTTAATATGAGGATCGAGCCACTCGAACCTAAATTATTGGTTATTAAAGTTTTAAACTTCCTGATTCTTACCATCTGGCTTTACATTGTTTTGCCGATTTATTTACCAATAAGGATGAGACTCTGGACCAGTTGTTAAGTCCATATTTCATAACGGCGGCCTTGAGCACCTCATCCTCTGTGTTTTTCCAAACTCCACCCtttatttgaataaacattttaaaaatataaattaaatttaaattaaaaatacaataacagataaaattattttatacagtGGTATTTCGCTAAATTGATTGATAATGTTTCCCCATCCATCAAGGAAAGTTAACATCAGTTTTCACTCATTATCAATTTACACTTTTCAAAGTTATAACTTTTTGTTGATTTTCATGTCCGTGTTATATTCGGTTTGACTTGAATCCATctgttattgttaaaatatcTGGTATTTTACTCACATCGCCAGTTACAAATACGAGATTCCATTGGGAATTTTACGTGTTAAATCACctatttgttaatatacGGTGAAAGTTCCTTTATAAGGTATTCCAATCTATCCTAtacattgtttatttgattcTTAGATTATATTGAGATACCTGTTTGTTTCTGTTCTTCCAGTTGTAATAGTTTACTCCCACCACGTTCCATCCCATATCTTTGAGAATCTTATATTTCAACTGTGTTAAAGCGTTCAGCTCTCTTGAGTTGTGGAAGAAGTGTGTGTACCCATTGACCTCGATGGCAACCTATTATTTCTTAAATTGTCGTAAACctacatttaattttggaACGACGTAGTCCAATCTATATGGGCCCAGTTGATACTCGGACTTATATTTGAGCTTAATTTCATCCAACAGTTTGGACAGTTTCAACTAAAAGGGCGTGCGAGTTTTAACCAATTACCTGCATTTTCGAAGTGTTTGGAGCATACTTCATGTTTAATTTGATGATGGAGTCCAACAGTGTTTCATATTTACTCGGAAATGGATCCATGTTATACTTCAAAAAGTGTAAGCATATTCCAATCTATTGAGGGGATTATGTTCGGGTAGGAACTGAAACAGTACCTGGTTCACCTCAATATCCACGAGTAGCGACAGCTTCTCAGAGATCCTATCAATAATTGCACACACTATGTCTCCCAATTGCCCATTAACTGAAAAATTATTTCGCAGGTAAAACTAACTTTTCTCATCAATGTTAGAAACTACAATGGACAGCAATATGTTACACAGCTCCTGAGAGCCAAAGGTGTAAATACGAGGAGGTATCTTCTGATAGAGCAAAGTATGGTACATGGCGTTTTTATTCTGCAAAAAGCATAACGATCTCAGAACCATGGCCAACAAAGCCTTATCCTAAACCCAATCGTTACTATAAAATAGCATAGTTACTTACCGAACATAATTCATGATAGTTAGATTCATTGGTAAGCAATTTTGTAGAGATTCTATCGATTATGGATTCGTCCCTATACTGCAGCTTTGAGCACAAATGAAGTATAAAGCACAGGTCAAAggttgaaaaaaatgaaagcTCCTCATTAATCTTAAGTGTGACCAGAGGGATGAAAATGTTCGTTTTCAGAACATCGAGCTTATTTAGGTCTATCAAGTACTGCGTTAAGCTCCTGGTATCTATTGACTTATACTTCCTCAGTACTATGCGATtaattacatttaaaagCGAAAGCTAAGCACACATGAACATGAATTGTGCCAATACCTTTTTGTATGAAACTTTAGCGAGAGAGTGAGTGATCTTCAAGAGATCGGACACCTCCAAGGAGTCCAAATTGAACCGAATCTTGTCACACAGGCGATCCCAAAGGTTCCAATCAGTGATTTTACTCTATTCAAATGGGTGATTTTTATGAATTTGTATGTATTTACCCTGCTTAGTGTGTCAAATGAGTATATTATCTGGtcattatttaattctCCAATAGTATTCTCTAGAAGGCTGGGAATCTGGTTAACGGAATAGAATCTTCCATGAAAGACtggatattttacacatcttaaaattttattgaaATTATACatcaaaaattataaaaactattaatttaaaagtataGGTTAGTATACAATGGTAAATTATAACACACCACATCAGTCAAgttaaaacacaaataagttatttatttataaaatatttcatATATGATGAGGCTCAGTAATAGAAGGTGTGTGTCTGAGGGGTTCAAAACATTTCTGAACAGTATACAAAGGTACAGATTGCTAAATAAAGACGATAAGGAGAAACTGCTATCTCAACACAATCTACAGGTACACATACATTAATTCtccatcatttttatagtcattgtattaattaataCGTTTAGAATGTTTCGTCCCGTGAAATGACTGagataaacaaaaaactgGACCTTCCAGATCACACACCAGCATCGCACAGAGACCAAGAGTTGAAAGGATTAGACAATTctgatttaataaaaagagaATTGAGCAGACAAATGAGTTCTGGGTTTAAACAGAGAAGGATtgtagtaaaaaataagacCTTTACAGGGAGaagtaaattttttatgGGCATCGATCCTACTAAGGAACTGGATCCAATTGAAATAAAGTAAGAAAAATAGAAGTGATGAATAAACTGGATGTAGATATGATATATTCTCATCGGAAAATGAAACGGAATCGTTGGTTTCAGACGTAAAAAAGGCATCCAAATACGAACAAGTCCAGAAAATATTGGAAGAATCAAGACCAGTATCACAGGTATCATAAGAGCTGTTAACGACGTTTAGCACGTGTTAACGGATAATTTCATGGATGTGCTCTCGAGAGCAATAGAAGAAAATTTATCAAACCTGGAGTAAGTACTTAATGAGTAAATGTAAATGTTCAGGAGACCTGTGCTGACAAATGAGTTGTCAGACTACAAGGCAGCATATGCCATGAAGAGGGCGTCCTTGCGCAACTTACTCATAAACAAGTGTGTGAGAAACGCATTCGAGGAAAGTAGAGTGGATAAGTTTATAGATTCTCAGAAGAGTGCATACAGCCAGAGACTAAACGTAGGcaataaaaaaagttatTTATGTAGAAATGAGTTTACATCAAATGGGCCACACCCCCAAGCAACAATTTACTCACGCAATCGTTAGGCTCCATTACCACCTGAGGTCTTAGAGCCGATCGCAGCATTCAGAGGAGACGTTTACTATTCATTTTCGCCGATGCAGAGACTCCAGGATAAATTGAATGGAATCAACAGGCTGATAGACGGAATAGCATCAGGTACCAGTGAAGGCAATTATTGAGTTTAGGAGACGAAGAAATAGTGTCAAAGCTGCCTGAATTTGAGAGAAAATCTGATTACCCATTTGATAACTACTACGGATTCAAGTCGGAAGTGCCGAATGAAGTAACAGGGTCGATAAAAATGGGAAAGAAACCGAACGAAGAGGCGCTGAGGTACCCGAACCTGCAGTGTGTAGCACACTCGTTGCCAAAGGACCGCAAATACAGAACAATAGTGGCGCACTCAATCAAAGTGTTGGAAAGAGCGAGAGGATGGGACCACCTGAGCAAAGTTAAGGCCATAAATAAGCTCGTGGAAGTGTACAATAACATGAGTTCGTCAAGTTACTACCGAAAAGTCATGGAAGACTCGGTTCCAACGGAAGATGAGAGGCCAAAAGTGGTTAAAACGCTGACTCGACAAGAAGTGTTCAATAAAGGACTAAAGTACATACCGTCTCTGTTCCGAAATCATTGGAACCGAgtgaaaagaaaaaattaatgtaataaGGTGTGGttatatgtttaattaaataaacatactCAGGAGGGGCTAGATTCTTAAAAGAAGCAATAATTAGAAACTGACAGAAGTGGGATTCGAACCCACGCCCTAGAAGGACTGCGACCTGAACACAGCGCCATAGACCGCTCGGCCATTCTGTCTGATGGTATCCTGTTAaagtatatttatattagtaacaataaacaaaattaaattaaaactaaaacacAAAATGACTAATATAACCAGTTATGTTATTTGGAATCACAAATGTTGAAATTGTGGGAACACACGGGAAGCAAGCCCCAAGCGGGCAACTCAAGACGTAacgaaaatataaatataggTTACATGAGAGCATAAAATTAAGCTAATTAGAAATGCTAGCTCTTAGAGCTCTTGTTTTTTGCTAGAAGGCTCATGGTTTGGGCCAAAAAGGCCTCAATATGCCAAATGTCCTTTGAGCCCATCTTCATGGTGTGAGAGAAGTGAGCAGCCAAGTGAACGACGAGGGGAACTAGAGAAGGCTTTATGCGTCGGAGCAACAGATTGACCATAGTCTGTGGAATACGTGAGTTgaaatacaaatgtgtacataaCAATGATATATAAGGTGTGTGTACACATATGTGACCTCATATCTACACATAGCAGAAACAAGTACCTCTAAAATGATGTCTCCGGGAATGCAACAGACCAGGAGATCGTATATCTGCGACCTTACTGCCGAGAGCCTGAACGTTACATGAAATGGCATGAATGTACGTCGACGGAGTCTGGTTCGAAAGCACCGACTGAACGATTTGGTTGATGTTCTTCTCCCAGGGCATCATGAAGTTCTTAGTCTCCAGCGTGAATCCACCCATGGCGACCGCCTCCAGGGTGAGAATGGACCGCCTGAGGTTCCTGTTGCTAGATTCAGCAATATTCATAAGCATCGAGTCGCTGGCCTGGGAGGGAGTGATGTCCTCAGCATTGCAAATCCCACGCAAAATATCGACAATCTGTATGTTTGCGTTACATATCTGTGCTCACCTCTGCATTGGTGTGACTCCTCACCCTCACACACAAACAACGGCTTCTCAAGGGAGGCATTATCTGAGCAAAATTGGAATCGACGAACTAACCCTGGATAGTTGGCGAACGTGTAGAAACATCCGTGCGTTTTTAACGCAGGTTTCCATGGTCCGACGAAGAGCGGCCTGAGCCTCCTGAGTAAGAGTATCCGCGTCCTCCAGAAGAAACACTGTTTTGGCGTGAATTAAGTAAATTGAACGAACCCCTGTAGGAAGGACCCTTCGAAAAGTAATTTGAGGCCGAAGGGGCAGAAGACAAGTTGCGAATAACGTCCTGAACTATATACCTATCCCTGGTGCCCAACTCAGGACAAGGAACTGAAAGCGTCGtgttaaaacataaaacCAACTTTGAATGTGCGCCTCACTCTGGCAAACAATCACCTCATTGGAGTCCTTGTAGGTCAAAACGTCCGTTTTAATCTGTGCAAGTAAATTGATACTtatatgattaaaatacctTGTCGACCCTGGTTCCGAACACGTCCCGTAGCGTGGCAAGCATTCTGGACTTTTTCCCGGACCCGGAAGGGCCGTAGAATAGAAAATGCGGCAGCTCCCCGTGCGATTTGCTAACCAGCTTCAACAAAAGTTCGTTGACATCCTTGTGGGATGAAAAGTCACTTAAATTCCTAGGACAGTGCTTATCTATCCAAAGCATAGGTAAACGAgtaagaataaaattaaaattaaggcAAGCCACACACTGGAATCCCAATGTAGGacctatttttaatcatctTCGAGGGAAATGTTCTTGGAACTCTTGTGTATGTGCTCCAATTCActgaaatataaatatttcaatttaataattgtattacTCTAGCCGGTCCAGGATAAGCTTGTCCCGTAAATCGGGGAATGGTTCGAGCCTGATATACCTAAACACAATTAGGGTTCCACTGAACGAACGCTTGATCGGTGAAGAATTTTAGCTTTgccctttttaaattatcttCCCTGGCTCCAGCCTTATAAAACAGGGACTGTTTAAGCATCTTCTTGAAGGAATCGACAAATTCTTCCTTCTAATGGAAAATGGTTACACATGTATGAACGCATTACCTTTTCATGTTTGTACTTATCCAAGGATCGTTCCAATACCCTTATAGGCAAATGCCCAAACAGCTTTGTTCCAAGAAGCTCGACAGCCTGAATTGTTAACTTAAATAGAGAGGTACCTCTTCCAAATCGTGACCGAAGGGATCTATCTCCGCCAGCTTGCTCTCAAACAGCCTAACTCTGTCAGCAAGGAAGTCCCTCGTAAACTTCTTATACAAGTAGCGCCTGTTCTCCAAGTGCTCGTTGCTGTATCGCGGGTCTGAACTGAGAAGCTCATCATCCATGGGCTCCACTTCGCCGTCCCTGAACGGCATCTTGACCTTTTCGTATAGGAGACTCAGGAAGTTGTCCTCGGCCATTTTCCGAAGGTGTGCGTCTCTGTGAGATTCCTGGTGCGACTCCACCCTTCTTTTGTGCGATTCCCTGGGTTTTTTCGACTGGTCCAGCTTTCTCTTCCCGGACTCTTTCTCTTTCGGTTCCAAACTCTCCAAAAGCTCCAGCGTGTGTGGAGTGGAAGTGCTCTCTTCCAGAAGCTCCCTTCTCAACTGATTGAAGAGCCTTTTGCGATGCGATTGCGGAATCTTCTTATATCGAGGGTCAAACAAAAGCTTAGGTATGGTCTGAGAAGTGTGAATTGATGTTGGTTTGATACCTGTTCATAGCCCACATTGTTTGGAAGGTTTAGCGATTTTACCAGTTCCTTGTACTCATCGAGGTCCTCCTGTGGAATCTTCACCTCCTCCGGTTCCTCtacttccttcttctgaGGCTTCTTTATGGAAGGCTTGTCCCATCGGGTCTGTAGTTGAGAATGTGCCAACGGCCGTTGCAGTTACCTCTTTGGTCTCTCGGTTgtagtaatatttaaaattcccCGACGTTTCCACCTCATACCTAAGCGTAAATTGAGATTACTCAAAATACCAGCTGGATTCCTCCATCTGCTTCCACGAAACGGGCACTCCGACATCCCCGTCCGTATCGTTAACCATTGCCCTAGCGAGAGAGCGGaaacaaacacaaatacGGCTAAACTGTGCACATGGAAGATAAAAGTTAGATTATACAACAATATTGTTAATGGCGTGCGTGATTGAGTCGATAAGTGCGTTGGTTTGGGGCGAGTAGTTGGGCGTCAGCTGGAACCGAGGGTTCCTGAACAGCTCAACGACGACGAGTGACACGCCCCAGGGGCACTGGCCGGGCGCAATGAACGACTCGAGCAGGACTCTGAGTATGACCTGGGTGGCCTCAGGGTCATTCTTGCACTCCTCGAACATGGTGACTGCGAGGCaggcgaagaagaaggtgtGCGCGTTGGGCCCTCTCAAGTGCCTGACGATAGAGCAGAGGAGCAGGTACTTGGCCTTGAGCGGCAGAGACTTGACCAGCCACAGAAACAAAAACAGTCTCGCGTTACTCTCTGACAGTTCCGGGGTCGAACCTGCAAATGTTCATTAATAGTTGTGTGCCCATTTTCCAGTAGCTAGCATAATACTAACTGGCGTGCTGGTAACTGGCATAATAACAAGTGAGTGGTACCGGTAACTACCAAAATACTAACAAACGCTGTGGTAAATAATAGCGGCATGGTAACAACTACCAAAATAATAACTGGCATACTAACCAAACGACACAGTAAGATAACTAATTAGCCGTATCGCTTACTTGGGTTGCTTGCAACGATCTCCATCGTGAGCGAGTTGAAGGTCATGACCGCCTGCGCAGGGCTGCCATTCGACTCCTCGGTCAAAATCAGACACAGCGCCTCCAGCTCCTGACTCGTGGGCAGCGAGGAGGTGCCGTACTTGGCCAGCGTGCTCAGCACCTTCGACACCAGGAGCGACGTCCTGTTGCGCGATATGTAGTTGGCCCAGGAGCTCGAGACCTTGGGCGGCACCTTCATCTCCGGCAGGAGGTCGACGCCCTTCATGCCCAGGCTCGGGCCCAGCGCGGCCTCGGAGCCGACGCTCGAGGCCAGGCGCTCTATTGCAAAGGTGCCGAAGAAGTTCAGGTAGTTGACGCTCACGAAGTCAGGGCAGAGACTCGCCACGTACTCGACGGAGTTGAAGTAGACGCAGGTGAAGTACTCCACGTAGTCGGCGCTCCTCTCGGCGTCGAAGTCTCCGTCCTCGCCCCGCTCCTTCGCGGGGTCCTGGCTCTCCTCTCCCGGCAGGGCCTGCCTGCTCTGTGCGGCCGCCGCCCCTGCGGCGCCGCCAAACTCCTCCTCGCTCGCACCGTAGCTGTTGATCTCAGTCGTGTATATCGAGAGGAGGTTGAAGATCCTCGCGAGGACCGGCCAGCACTTCGTCGACTTCAGGCAGCCCGTGAGGAGCGAGGGGTGCACCAGGAGCCTCAGGAAGAAGAATGAGAAGCCCGGCACGCGCGTCGGGTTAACGTACTCGAGCGCGCACAGGAAGGTCAGCTTCGATAGGACGTAGTTGCTTTCGTCGAAGCGGTCGAAGTAGACCATGAGCGAGAGCCAGATGTTGTAGGACCTGAAGTAGTGCCCCTCGTGCACGATGATGCTTGAGAGGCAGGAGAGCAGCTTCTGCAGTGCGCTGCAGGGCGGTATCTCGCCGACGCCGCCCACCAGCCTCAGCATCACGTCGACCATTTTGCAGAGCCCTTCGAAGCACTCGTACAGCGTGATTGCGCTGCCGATTGAGCCGATGCTCGAGGAGCTCGCGTTGCTCCGTGCGTCAGTCGGcgtggagctgctgcttTCGTTTCCTCCCGCTGCGTTAATCGCCGTCAGCCCTGGCGTCGCTTCGCCTCCCATTGTCTGCGTGTTCATGTTACTTAGCGCGTTCGGGTTTTTCGCGAGCGTGAATAGCTTTGACGACTTTTCAAAGTGTATGATCGTATACAGGCACGACGCGAAGAACGAGTCGGTCCCTCCCTCCATCTTAAAGAAGGCCTGCAGGTTAAACTTTTGGAAGAACTGGCGCCATGCGAAGAGCAGCGCGTCGCCCTCGACGTTCCTGCTGCACTCGATCCACTGACCGAAAAGGACTCCGAAGAGGAACCTTTGCGACTCGTTCACTGAGCATGGCAAAGGCACTCTGCGCGCTCCTCCGAGCCCGTCCATCTCCTCGTCCGCTCTGCTCTCCGCGTGATGCGCCAGCGGGTCAGCGTGTTCACTCGCCTGCTGCGACACCAATGATGCTGTCGTGCTGTCCTTGAAGTGCTGCAGACCCACCTTCGTGTTCATGTTCTGCTTCAGGATCGTCGTCAGGACCATTACGGTCGGCTTCGGTTTCGGGTCGTTTTGCGCCTCCACGatgtccttcagcagcttcgccttTGCGTCCTCGATAAGCACTCCTGGGTGCGTCTTGCATTGCTCCGTGCCGCAGTTTAGTGCTGAGAGCTCTCTCAGCAGCGTCGCTGCCACGCTCAGTGGCGCCGCCTTCTGGTCTATCAGTGCTATTGCTGTGACCACGATTGCCATCTCTATTGCGTAGAGGTTTTTCCCTCTTTCCATCGCGAGCACGAAGTAGTGCGTCAGGTCCGGCCACTCCAGCAGCCTGTATCTCAGCAGTCCTGCCACCACCATGATGTTGAACAGGTTATTGTTCTGGTCCAGCGGCAGTGAGAAGAGTATGTTTGCCATCATCTGCTTCACTGCCGGGTTAAAGCTGTTGAGCCAGTCCAGGATGCACAGGATGACCTCCAGGTTAAGCCCTGAGTGCAGCCCTGGCCCCTCAGATATGAACATCAGCAGGCACTTTGCGATTGCCAGCGAGGCCACTTCTCTGCATCCTGACGTCTCCACCAGGTTCAGGCACTTGACGATGCACGAGAAGACCTCGTGGTCGTGCGGCAGGCTGTATAGTATTCTCAGCGACTGCGTGCTGAATACGTGCGGCGCCTTCCCCGGCTCCAATCCTACGTTATAAAAGGGCGGGGGGAACATTGATATGTCCCTCAAGGGCTCTCTCAATTCCCCCAGATACTCTTCGAACATACTCAGTATAGCGTACAGCCCGtctaaaaatgatttgTGTGTTGCTTCCGTCAATAGCTAATTGCTGCGGTATTTAATAGTGTAGCTAGTGTACTCTCTGTGTCATAACCAACAGTCATGTGCTCCAACTTTCATAATAAGGAGAATGGCACATATTTTACTAATACCTCTGTGTCGTATAAGTATCtagtataaaaatatagcTGTAGCTGTTCTTACTTGAAACTGCGGCGTTCGGCGTTCCTGGTGCCGCCATCTGGTTCGCCGGCGAACTCATCGTCGGCACGCCCATCACCACCTGCCCCGGCAGCTGATGCTGCGCGACCCCCTGGGGCTGCAACTGCGGCGACGGAACTGCATTCTGCGGCAGCTGCTGAGGCATCGACGCCGGACTGTGCGGCTGCATCACTGTCGACTGAGGCGTGCCCAGTCCCTTCGACTGTCCTACGTTCAGAATCGTCTTGTACGTCGTCAGCGCCTGCTGGCCCTTGTTTCTGCTGTTCCAGCTGCTCAGGAGCGTCGGCAGGAAGTTCGGCGGCATCTTCGGCTCCCTGTGGATCGTCTTCATGATCTCCATGAAAAGCAGGTCACTTTCGCGCACTGCGTACTCCTGCGTGATCTTCTCCACCACGCTCACGCAGACCCCCAGGTTATCCTGACTCAAAATCTGCACCAGCTGCTCCACCAGCACCTGGTCGTTGCAGTCCTGCGTCCTGTGCGTCTGCAGCGATGACCTGAGGCTTTCGTGGAATGCCAGCCTCAGCGGCTCCTTGCACGTCGCTGCCACCAGGTTCGTCGAGAGCGACTCGAACATCATTCTCGTTGCTGCTCTCGTCACGTTATCGTCTTCCTCGTTTGCGAAGTCCTTTGCGATCAACACCTTCGTGCACAGTCTTGCGAGTGAGAGCGAGTGGTCGCACACCACTGAGAGCACGTGTCTTACTGCTCTTTCGATTGCCACTGGCACGAGTGCTCTGAACTGCGGCTGTATTTCGAAGAGTGCTATTGACTGCGATATGACCACTGCGTTGTGTAAGTTGTGAATCATGTTGTCTATGAACCTCGTCATGCTCATGTTGATCTGGTTGTGTGCGAAGTTGGTCGTGTTCGGCAGGTTCAGGTTCGAGGACCCTGGTCCCTGCTGTCCGCTGTTCACTCCCAGCAGCGCGTTGCTGGTCATGCCTGTTCCTATCCCTGCTCCTATTCCTGCTCCAATTGTGTTTGCCATGCTGTTTCCCATGCCTGCTCCAATGTTGCTTCCCATGGTATTTGCTCCTGGCGTCGCCATGCTACTCACGTTGCACGCCATGTTCGCCTGGCTACTCGTCGCCGTGGCTCCTGAGCTCGTCGTCAGCGTTCCTTCTCTGATCACCTTCGACAGCAGCTGGTTAAGCCTCTCTCTGTCCAGCGATGAAGTCGTCTGACTTCCTGACTGCAGGTGATTTGTTGACGACTGCAGCGTCGTCTGCGCATTCACTGCTCCCAGGTTAGAGCCTGTCACTGAGCTCGAACTCGAGCTCGAGGCTGCTGACGCTGCCAGGTTCTGTCCGGAATTCGGCGTATCGAAGTCCGGGCTCCCCTTCGGGTGGCTTTTTCCTGCGAGCAGGCTCGTCTTGTTACTGTATTCCGCCATCTCCAGGTTCAGGTGTCTGAAGAGCACCTCCACTTCGAACACCAGGTtcgtcttcaggttctGCAGGTTCCTTATTTCCATGAGGAACGACAGCATTGCCGTCGTCCACGGGTTCGGCGgcttaaatattttactcgCCTTAATGTTCTCTATGGTCTTGCATATGAAGGGCAGCACTGCCACCAGGTACCCGTTTTCGTACCCCTTCGTCAGCACTGCCTTAACGTCCAGGTGTCTGTGTATGATCGGCACGTTCCTGTGGAGCGTGATTCTTCCCAGCCAGCTCCCCAGGTTTTTTAGCAGCGTTCTGTACGCCAGCACGTCCTTGAACTGCTCCACGTTCTTCAGACACGCGTTGATGCACAGGTACGTGATCTGTATTGCCAGGTCGAAGAGCTTCGGGTAGCTCAGGTGCTCTATGAAGTTTGCGAATACGTCGTGCAGGTTGTGCTCCTTGCTCGCTCTCGTCCTGATGATGTACAGCAGCAGCCACGATGTGTAATCCTTGCTCAGCAGTGAGGACACTTCTCtcgccttcttctccacGTCGTCCG from Theileria orientalis strain Shintoku DNA, chromosome 1, complete genome encodes the following:
- a CDS encoding CDC5-like, with the protein product MFIQIKGGVWKNTEDEVLKAAVMKYGLNNWSRVSSLLVNKSAKQCKARWFEWLDPHIKKTEWSKEEEEKLLHLAKLFPTQWRTIGPLIGRTAYQCLQHYERLLDQAQGREEDDEFDPRKLRPGEIDPQLECKPSRPDAVDMDDDEKEMLAEARARLANTRGKKAKRKAREKALEQSKRIAALQKRRELKSAGISVRNFKSKKETIDYEHEIPFEIQPPKGFYPPDKDKPANLSIKNIEQLEGIRRDQELERLRKDDIRKLKRLQSDDTPAAMAIFEKYDKSRSLKNRLVLPEPTMTDEEINQIIKMGADVQLLENATNSVVARTPMTSSIMEEARIAAMANKLQTPLEGEINLPDSSFPVPQTPAQFQTPNPIKQLMAQTPLSIFGARSTSGYTPRPSDTSVYDGASDADPIGAKARMDMAKLYVKASLSNLPEPEEQVEITVPEIESLESDEVDQDQKEADMEDLEAQKVRLAKKKMEEDALQDSEVIKRRLPRPSVFNSIVFVNDLENTFNESQMAQKQLINEEFLNILAYDSVKHPIPHGRPADNYVPREHFDINLLEEARRLIDEEARLLSAGLGDSNLEMDWKTDNFKYSHLQKRYMPSEKLTLQEQRASEETLYREYEKHLENLSKRIKGLENKYAVSTGGYRKREELITKEIDDMYESTGQAMNDLSSFSHMEARERLASSERISAQLDLLQREKRLNGKLQVSWPQIHPYFRNCTLKRLGRDPYV
- a CDS encoding uncharacterized protein (RAP domain containing protein); amino-acid sequence: MYNFNKILRCVKYPVFHGRFYSVNQIPSLLENTIGELNNDQIIYSFDTLSRSKITDWNLWDRLCDKIRFNLDSLEVSDLLKITHSLAKVSYKKLSLLNVINRIVLRKYKSIDTRSLTQYLIDLNKLDVLKTNIFIPLVTLKINEELSFFSTFDLCFILHLCSKLQYRDESIIDRISTKLLTNESNYHELCSDKALLAMVLRSLCFLQNKNAMYHTLLYQKIPPRIYTFGSQELCNILLSIVVSNIDEKINGQLGDIVCAIIDRISEKLSLLVDIEVNQIGICLHFLKYNMDPFPSKYETLLDSIIKLNMKYAPNTSKMQLKLSKLLDEIKLKYKSEYQLGPYRLDYVVPKLNVAIEVNGYTHFFHNSRELNALTQLKYKILKDMGWNVVGVNYYNWKNRNKQDRLEYLIKELSPYINK
- a CDS encoding replication factor C subunit; translated protein: MLWIDKHCPRNLSDFSSHKDVNELLLKLVSKSHGELPHFLFYGPSGSGKKSRMLATLRDVFGTRVDKIKTDVLTYKDSNEVIVCQSEAHIQIPCPELGTRDRYIVQDVIRNLSSAPSASNYFSKGPSYRVFLLEDADTLTQEAQAALRRTMETCVKNARMFLHVRQLSRIMPPLRSRCLCVRVRSHTNAEIVDILRGICNAEDITPSQASDSMLMNIAESSNRNLRRSILTLEAVAMGGFTLETKNFMMPWEKNINQIVQSVLSNQTPSTLSAVRSQIYDLLVCCIPGDIILETMVNLLLRRIKPSLVPLVVHLAAHFSHTMKMGSKDIWHIEAFLAQTMSLLAKNKSSKS
- a CDS encoding uncharacterized protein (WW/Rsp5/WWP domain containing protein); translated protein: MVNDTDGDVGVPVSWKQMEESSWYEVETSGNFKYYYNRETKETRWDKPSIKKPQKKEVEEPEEVKIPQEDLDEYKELVKSLNLPNNVGYEQTIPKLLFDPRYKKIPQSHRKRLFNQLRRELLEESTSTPHTLELLESLEPKEKESGKRKLDQSKKPRESHKRRVESHQESHRDAHLRKMAEDNFLSLLYEKVKMPFRDGEVEPMDDELLSSDPRYSNEHLENRRYLYKKFTRDFLADRVRLFESKLAEIDPFGHDLEEAVELLGTKLFGHLPIRVLERSLDKYKHEKKEEFVDSFKKMLKQSLFYKAGAREDNLKRAKLKFFTDQAELEHIHKSSKNISLEDD